A section of the Sedimentisphaera cyanobacteriorum genome encodes:
- a CDS encoding glycoside hydrolase family 2, producing MRFKTALFTALLFSSLSFAKNDWENPKVFDINKERPHATLMPYSNRTLALKGELEKSKFYHTLNGDWKFNWVPRPADRPEMFYKTDFDDSKWSLINVPGNWEMQGYGFPAYLNRFVYDWPFEVNPPYVNHNENPVGSYRRSFDIPQNWAGREVFVTFNGVSSAFYLWVNGEKVGFSQGSMTPAEFNITDLLKSGENTIAAEVYRWSDASYIEDADQWRMSGIFRDVYLSAMPKVHIRDFFVTAELDNDYRNAELKVNMDLVNYGKSISSPYTVKVDLIDAHGQNVSIDPNLKASVKGLEKSGGQTIDIHGFVENPEKWTAETPNLYTIVLTLLDGQGEVVEMLSHNFGFRSVEVKNKRFLVNGKPVYIKGVNLHAHDPYQGKTVPYSRMVEDIELMKQNNVNAVRTSHYPQSPEFYRLCDEYGLYVIDEACIESHGVGFDPEETLADKPLWKDAHVDRVMSMAHRDKNHPSIVMWSLGNEAGIGQNFSAAADKLRKLDKTRPLHYLPGYAKWQHPVTDIAAPMYPRINTLTKYAKGDPDRPLIMCEYSHAMGNSLGNFKDYWETIEKYDVLQGGFIWDWVDQGLVKTTEDGEEYWAYGGDFGEPNHAGTFCINGIVMPDRAPSPELPEVKKGYQEISVSAIDLKKGLLEITNKYFFKNLSFLNCQWQLLENGIVIKEEPLSLPAIAPQTSEQVTVPFGKIKPKPGVEYILTIQFKLSDGTKWAPKGHVLAWQQFELPFSKAAEKTDYSNTAALNLEEKDGRFLVSGKDFSAAVSKSTGELSSMKYKGREFIKNPLSPNFWRAMTDNDDSRGNGLGHWLSDWKNAASKRTVKSVKAKQSSDSIAVINVESELTVGRASYSTEYTFYGNGDVLITNEINPDPDKPPMMRLGMQMQIPDEFSNVQWYGRGPHETYQDRKSGAAVALYEMKTSELPFDYVRPQENGNRTDVRWAAFYNDNGLGFMAIAENLMNFSAWPYTQQQLANADHTAALPEQTDFYTVNLDYKQMGVGGDNSWSKRSRPHEKYRLKAKPYKYTIRLRPFVSDKKSIRKVTQRN from the coding sequence ATGCGTTTTAAGACAGCTTTATTCACTGCTCTGCTTTTTTCATCCCTTTCTTTCGCCAAGAACGACTGGGAAAACCCAAAAGTTTTCGATATAAATAAAGAACGCCCGCATGCAACGCTGATGCCTTATTCTAACAGGACTCTTGCGCTCAAAGGCGAGCTGGAGAAGTCTAAATTTTATCATACCCTGAATGGCGACTGGAAATTTAATTGGGTTCCGCGGCCGGCCGACCGCCCTGAGATGTTTTACAAAACCGATTTTGACGACAGCAAGTGGAGTTTGATAAATGTTCCCGGCAACTGGGAAATGCAGGGCTATGGTTTCCCCGCTTACCTTAATAGATTCGTATATGACTGGCCGTTTGAAGTTAATCCGCCCTATGTAAATCATAACGAAAACCCGGTTGGTTCATACCGGCGCAGTTTCGATATCCCGCAAAACTGGGCTGGCCGAGAGGTGTTTGTAACTTTTAATGGGGTTTCAAGTGCATTTTATCTTTGGGTGAATGGTGAAAAAGTAGGTTTCAGTCAGGGCAGTATGACCCCGGCAGAATTTAACATAACCGATCTGCTTAAATCTGGGGAAAACACGATTGCAGCAGAGGTATATCGCTGGTCTGATGCAAGCTATATTGAAGATGCAGACCAGTGGCGTATGAGCGGTATTTTCAGAGATGTGTATCTTTCAGCAATGCCGAAAGTGCATATTCGCGATTTTTTTGTAACCGCCGAACTCGACAATGATTACCGTAACGCCGAACTTAAAGTTAATATGGATTTGGTCAATTACGGCAAAAGCATTTCCTCGCCTTATACTGTCAAAGTTGATCTGATTGACGCTCACGGTCAGAACGTTTCTATAGACCCGAATCTTAAAGCATCAGTTAAGGGTCTTGAAAAATCGGGCGGGCAGACAATAGATATTCATGGCTTTGTTGAGAATCCTGAAAAATGGACAGCCGAAACGCCTAATCTTTACACCATTGTGCTTACGCTTTTAGACGGTCAGGGAGAAGTGGTTGAGATGTTGAGTCATAATTTTGGTTTCCGCTCGGTAGAAGTGAAAAACAAGCGGTTTCTGGTCAATGGCAAGCCTGTCTATATCAAAGGTGTAAATCTGCATGCCCACGACCCGTATCAGGGTAAAACTGTCCCTTACAGCCGGATGGTTGAGGATATAGAGTTGATGAAGCAGAATAATGTTAATGCAGTGCGCACTTCTCATTACCCACAATCCCCAGAGTTTTACAGGCTGTGTGATGAGTACGGTTTGTATGTTATAGACGAGGCTTGTATTGAGTCTCATGGCGTTGGATTCGATCCTGAGGAAACATTAGCAGACAAGCCCCTTTGGAAAGATGCTCATGTTGACCGCGTTATGTCTATGGCGCACCGCGATAAGAATCATCCGTCTATTGTAATGTGGTCTCTCGGTAATGAAGCCGGAATAGGGCAGAATTTCTCAGCAGCAGCTGACAAGCTTCGCAAGCTCGACAAGACCCGCCCCTTGCATTATCTGCCCGGGTATGCCAAATGGCAGCATCCGGTAACAGATATTGCTGCGCCAATGTATCCGAGAATTAATACTCTAACTAAATATGCTAAGGGAGATCCTGACCGCCCGCTGATTATGTGTGAATATTCACATGCTATGGGAAACAGCCTCGGCAATTTTAAGGACTACTGGGAAACAATTGAAAAATATGATGTTCTTCAGGGCGGATTTATCTGGGACTGGGTTGACCAGGGCCTTGTCAAAACCACTGAAGACGGCGAGGAGTATTGGGCTTATGGCGGAGACTTCGGAGAGCCTAATCACGCCGGCACATTCTGCATTAACGGTATTGTGATGCCGGACAGGGCGCCAAGTCCGGAACTGCCCGAGGTTAAGAAGGGCTATCAGGAGATTTCCGTATCAGCGATTGACCTGAAGAAGGGACTATTAGAAATTACTAATAAGTATTTCTTCAAAAATCTCAGTTTTCTTAATTGTCAATGGCAGCTGCTTGAAAATGGTATAGTGATTAAAGAGGAACCGCTCAGTCTGCCCGCTATAGCCCCGCAAACATCCGAGCAGGTTACCGTTCCTTTTGGGAAGATTAAGCCTAAACCAGGGGTTGAATACATTCTGACCATTCAGTTTAAGCTCTCAGATGGAACAAAATGGGCTCCAAAAGGCCACGTATTAGCTTGGCAGCAGTTTGAACTGCCATTCAGCAAAGCCGCAGAAAAAACAGATTATTCAAATACAGCCGCATTGAATCTGGAAGAAAAAGACGGCAGATTTTTAGTTAGCGGCAAAGACTTTTCAGCCGCCGTTTCCAAGAGTACCGGCGAGCTGTCCAGTATGAAGTATAAAGGCAGAGAGTTTATTAAAAATCCCTTATCGCCGAACTTCTGGCGGGCTATGACAGATAATGATGATTCCCGAGGCAACGGCCTGGGGCATTGGCTCAGCGATTGGAAGAATGCTGCCTCAAAACGCACGGTAAAGAGCGTTAAGGCCAAACAGAGCAGTGATTCGATTGCGGTAATTAACGTGGAATCTGAGCTCACTGTAGGACGTGCTTCATATTCTACTGAATACACTTTTTATGGAAATGGGGATGTGCTTATCACGAATGAAATTAACCCAGACCCAGATAAGCCTCCAATGATGAGATTAGGTATGCAGATGCAGATTCCCGATGAGTTTTCAAACGTTCAGTGGTACGGCCGCGGGCCTCATGAAACTTATCAGGATCGCAAATCCGGCGCAGCAGTGGCATTGTATGAGATGAAAACCAGCGAGCTCCCCTTTGATTACGTCCGTCCGCAGGAAAACGGAAACCGTACTGATGTAAGGTGGGCGGCATTTTATAACGACAATGGCCTCGGATTTATGGCAATTGCAGAAAATCTGATGAATTTCAGTGCATGGCCATATACCCAGCAGCAGCTCGCGAACGCAGATCATACGGCAGCCCTGCCTGAGCAAACTGATTTTTATACCGTGAATTTAGATTATAAACAGATGGGTGTGGGCGGGGATAACAGCTGGTCTAAGCGGTCTCGTCCTCATGAGAAATATCGTTTGAAGGCCAAACCCTATAAATACACGATTCGCTTGAGGCCTTTTGTTTCAGACAAAAAGTCGATCCGTAAAGTTACGCAAAGAAATTAA
- a CDS encoding S8 family serine peptidase yields the protein MLRIFCYTILTAAVSAAALGNIEPRSYRLMGFETALSAENVRMLLVGRCADISSGQSKDDFIPNTTLDIFSESNLSWSDKIEPTGFSEHMNSICSLVAGGGSFLENGEFIEYNAPLSSTSIFIQKYWDFLAENVVEQRMKNPPEVLSISFGTTVENWWTKGAERLLQKYDIAGFASIGNGEKMGSNCLYPAASQNFIGVGTASAKNFPNFDSNLLGKAENCSYSSDERIVKPDFVAPGNFLVSDLEGEFVNTGSYSSFAAPAAASAACILLSEMDDFEYEGLNGNKSSLVRALLTDTAIKGAYWHKGKWETADDSTAVFDWQQGAGMIDLSGSQSRLSAGLNRPGKVSSAGWDAGKISGRREKLYTFKPERENGYISGSLCWKRFFNKDFPFDPNETRNVNLKLELWGIKHDGEKVLAAHSDSKHSNVEHIFHPVSGNYKSYQFAVVFSDEESVKSADKKVKFAFSWGERKVPANWKGWLDVNSDGLLDFSDVELMLSALSSEEGGLDLNNDGSGNLIDIMPAMAEIMKKYE from the coding sequence ATGCTCAGAATATTCTGTTATACAATTTTAACCGCTGCAGTCTCCGCAGCGGCATTAGGAAATATTGAGCCTCGTTCATACAGACTGATGGGCTTTGAGACAGCCCTCTCGGCTGAGAATGTAAGGATGCTCCTTGTTGGCAGGTGCGCAGATATAAGCAGCGGGCAGTCAAAGGACGATTTTATCCCTAATACCACGCTTGATATATTCAGCGAATCAAACTTAAGCTGGTCTGACAAAATAGAGCCTACCGGCTTTTCAGAGCATATGAATTCAATATGCTCATTGGTCGCCGGCGGGGGCAGCTTCTTAGAAAACGGGGAGTTCATAGAATACAACGCCCCGCTGAGCAGCACATCAATTTTCATACAAAAATACTGGGATTTTCTCGCGGAGAATGTGGTAGAGCAGAGAATGAAAAACCCGCCGGAGGTTCTTAGCATAAGCTTTGGAACTACAGTGGAGAACTGGTGGACCAAGGGAGCTGAAAGACTTCTGCAAAAATACGATATTGCGGGATTTGCAAGCATCGGCAACGGGGAAAAAATGGGCAGCAACTGCCTGTATCCAGCCGCATCACAAAATTTCATCGGCGTGGGCACTGCGTCTGCGAAAAATTTCCCCAACTTTGATTCGAATCTGCTGGGCAAGGCAGAAAACTGCTCCTACAGCAGTGATGAGCGGATAGTTAAGCCGGATTTCGTTGCCCCGGGCAATTTCCTTGTTTCCGATCTGGAAGGCGAATTTGTTAATACTGGCAGTTATTCGAGCTTTGCCGCACCAGCGGCAGCCTCAGCAGCGTGCATTCTGCTCAGCGAGATGGATGATTTTGAATACGAAGGGCTAAATGGCAATAAAAGCAGCCTCGTGCGTGCATTGCTTACGGATACTGCCATAAAGGGAGCTTACTGGCATAAAGGCAAATGGGAAACAGCCGATGACAGCACCGCTGTCTTCGACTGGCAGCAGGGAGCCGGGATGATAGATCTCTCTGGAAGTCAGTCAAGGCTCAGTGCAGGATTAAACCGTCCTGGAAAGGTGTCCTCAGCTGGATGGGATGCCGGAAAAATCTCTGGCAGAAGGGAAAAGCTCTACACATTTAAGCCCGAAAGAGAAAACGGGTATATCTCAGGGAGCCTTTGCTGGAAGAGGTTTTTCAATAAAGACTTCCCATTTGATCCTAACGAGACTCGCAACGTTAACCTGAAGCTTGAGCTGTGGGGAATAAAACACGACGGGGAAAAGGTTTTGGCAGCACACAGCGACAGCAAACATTCAAACGTGGAGCATATTTTCCACCCCGTAAGCGGAAATTACAAATCCTATCAGTTTGCCGTAGTTTTCAGCGACGAGGAATCAGTTAAATCTGCGGATAAGAAGGTGAAATTCGCCTTTAGCTGGGGGGAACGGAAAGTGCCTGCAAACTGGAAGGGCTGGCTGGATGTCAATTCAGACGGTCTGCTTGATTTCAGCGATGTGGAGCTGATGCTCTCGGCCTTAAGCAGCGAGGAAGGCGGGCTCGATCTCAACAACGACGGCAGCGGGAATCTAATAGATATTATGCCCGCTATGGCAGAGATAATGAAGAAATATGAATAG
- the lepB gene encoding signal peptidase I → MKKTPLAAFAGAIEWIVVALVFALIFRGFVVEAFKIPTGSMAPTLRGDHFHLTCHQCGKQFDVGFQAGRNRNPNIAKFTKCPVCGYLQRVGAPKTGGDRILVLKSIYQFREPERWDVFVFKNPTEPNINYIKRLVGLPGETIHIYDGDLFIDGEIARKPEKILEEMWMPVYSNDYLPSRPQEPRFSKDGDTWERPFTEEGGSWGYSQEGREISCSSKGISQLKYDSQTGNGFGAYYAYNASPAYPGEICSDLKMEYQVLLNDDTVKIGASINKYGRVYRGLADFEKNKMFLIKSYNGKEQVLASKDIPELKAKKSLPLSFNNADYRLSFSLGECSLEYVLGSKIGDIGKPGDSRKPQISLLCSGQAEFRHISIWRDMHYITYGVKRGDEPFELGEDEFFACGDNSPSSADSRLWDIEGIGNNGDKFPVGVVPREYVSGRAFMVYWPGSLKFKPDGKMPIPNVGQMRLIYGG, encoded by the coding sequence TTGAAGAAAACCCCCTTAGCAGCATTTGCAGGTGCGATAGAATGGATAGTAGTGGCCTTGGTATTTGCCCTTATTTTCCGAGGGTTCGTGGTGGAGGCGTTCAAAATTCCTACCGGCAGTATGGCCCCAACCCTCCGCGGCGACCACTTCCACCTTACCTGCCATCAATGCGGAAAGCAGTTTGATGTTGGCTTTCAGGCCGGCAGAAACAGAAATCCCAATATAGCAAAATTCACTAAATGCCCTGTATGCGGCTATCTGCAGCGAGTTGGAGCCCCAAAAACAGGCGGCGACAGAATCCTTGTTCTCAAAAGCATTTATCAGTTCCGTGAGCCTGAAAGATGGGATGTGTTTGTGTTCAAAAATCCCACCGAACCGAATATCAACTACATCAAACGGCTTGTCGGACTGCCCGGGGAAACTATACACATCTACGACGGCGATCTTTTTATTGACGGGGAAATAGCGCGAAAGCCGGAAAAGATTCTCGAAGAGATGTGGATGCCGGTTTACAGCAACGACTATCTGCCTTCAAGGCCTCAGGAACCGAGATTCAGCAAAGACGGGGATACTTGGGAAAGACCATTCACAGAAGAAGGTGGAAGCTGGGGTTATTCTCAGGAAGGAAGGGAAATATCCTGCTCCAGTAAAGGTATATCTCAGCTCAAATATGATTCTCAAACAGGCAACGGTTTCGGTGCATATTACGCTTACAATGCATCACCGGCATACCCGGGAGAAATATGCAGCGACTTAAAAATGGAATATCAGGTTCTCTTGAACGATGACACAGTCAAAATTGGAGCGAGCATAAATAAGTATGGTCGAGTTTACAGGGGTCTGGCAGATTTTGAGAAGAACAAGATGTTCCTGATTAAGAGCTATAACGGCAAGGAGCAGGTTCTTGCAAGCAAAGATATTCCTGAGCTCAAAGCCAAAAAATCTTTGCCGCTGAGCTTTAACAATGCAGACTACCGCCTTAGTTTCAGTTTAGGCGAATGCAGCCTGGAATATGTACTGGGCAGCAAAATAGGAGATATAGGCAAGCCCGGAGACAGCAGAAAGCCGCAAATATCTCTGCTTTGCTCTGGCCAGGCAGAATTCAGGCATATAAGTATTTGGCGGGATATGCATTACATCACCTACGGGGTAAAACGCGGGGATGAACCCTTCGAGCTTGGAGAGGATGAATTCTTCGCTTGCGGAGACAACAGCCCGAGCAGCGCTGATTCAAGGCTGTGGGATATTGAAGGCATAGGCAACAACGGAGACAAATTCCCTGTGGGCGTTGTGCCGAGGGAGTATGTTTCAGGCCGGGCATTTATGGTTTACTGGCCCGGGAGCCTGAAGTTTAAGCCGGACGGTAAAATGCCGATACCTAACGTAGGCCAGATGCGGCTTATCTACGGCGGGTAA
- a CDS encoding inositol monophosphatase family protein — translation MQDFLEDLCFGAGRITLKARQSLSGLKINAKRDKDYVTETDVAVEEYITRRIASEFPEHSILGEEKGLTKGSAERWIIDPIDGTNSFMHGLPFYCISVAFEREGKVQLGGVYAPVLDEFFIGIKACGAFLNDKKISVSSTKDIGMSMAVTGFACLREGKTDYGLKLFNNVVPNVRDIRRHGSAAMDTCYLAAGRFDFYWENFLNIYDLAAAKLILEEAGGMLTDFSGTEVKLYSEAAASNSYLHSKILELLNK, via the coding sequence TTGCAGGATTTTCTGGAAGATTTATGCTTTGGAGCGGGAAGGATTACCCTCAAAGCAAGACAAAGCCTCTCAGGCCTCAAAATAAACGCCAAAAGAGACAAGGACTACGTTACTGAAACTGATGTGGCAGTTGAGGAGTATATCACCAGAAGAATAGCCTCAGAGTTTCCCGAACACAGCATACTCGGTGAGGAAAAAGGGCTTACAAAAGGCTCAGCCGAACGCTGGATAATCGATCCGATAGACGGAACAAACAGCTTTATGCACGGTCTGCCTTTCTACTGCATATCAGTTGCATTTGAACGGGAAGGAAAAGTTCAGCTCGGCGGTGTTTATGCGCCTGTTCTGGATGAATTTTTTATCGGGATAAAAGCCTGCGGGGCATTTCTCAACGATAAGAAGATTTCCGTTTCCTCTACAAAAGATATTGGGATGTCTATGGCGGTAACGGGATTTGCCTGCCTTAGAGAAGGGAAAACCGATTACGGACTTAAGCTCTTCAACAATGTTGTCCCGAATGTGCGGGATATAAGAAGGCACGGCTCAGCCGCAATGGACACCTGCTATCTTGCAGCAGGCAGATTCGATTTTTACTGGGAAAACTTTCTGAACATCTACGATCTTGCAGCAGCAAAGCTTATACTGGAAGAGGCTGGGGGGATGCTGACAGATTTTTCAGGAACTGAAGTAAAACTTTATTCAGAAGCTGCGGCTTCCAACAGTTATCTTCACAGCAAAATCCTTGAACTTTTGAATAAATAA
- a CDS encoding PEP-CTERM sorting domain-containing protein, with translation MNKSVLRFAVIIAFTLAVLSGQSLAAQIEVDLSWEGDDEFYMLGTMIYDDSASSITTADYSALESMTVSFYNPSDVHLGTFEQVTAGAKQYDWFTINYDIETMSFVDDSDFDFGSDGHSPDDKYLYGAIGQDATLYTGTNTQYDEALDTSNPTEITVVPEPATMGLLGFGALGLIRRKK, from the coding sequence ATGAACAAAAGTGTTTTGAGATTTGCAGTGATAATTGCATTTACGTTGGCTGTTTTATCAGGGCAATCTTTAGCAGCTCAGATTGAGGTTGACCTTTCGTGGGAAGGTGATGATGAATTTTATATGCTTGGCACTATGATCTATGACGACAGTGCTTCCAGCATAACTACTGCCGACTACTCAGCTCTTGAGAGTATGACAGTAAGCTTCTATAACCCTTCAGATGTGCATTTAGGAACATTTGAACAGGTTACTGCAGGCGCAAAGCAGTACGATTGGTTCACCATCAACTACGATATTGAGACAATGTCTTTCGTTGACGATTCAGATTTTGATTTCGGCAGCGACGGCCATTCACCTGATGATAAGTACCTTTACGGTGCTATTGGACAGGATGCCACGCTTTATACAGGCACAAATACCCAGTATGATGAGGCTCTCGATACCTCAAATCCCACAGAGATCACAGTAGTTCCGGAACCGGCCACTATGGGCTTGCTGGGTTTTGGAGCATTAGGTCTTATCCGGAGAAAAAAATAA
- a CDS encoding CCA tRNA nucleotidyltransferase, which translates to MGEGKNITARKAAFKVLKTLRDNGFTAFYAGGCVRDMLIGREPKDYDIASDARPDEVERLFRRTVSVGAQFGVVLVMIKEHQIEVAAFRSEWGYTDGRRPDSIIFTDPEEDAKRRDFTINGLFFDPVEEEVFDYVGGREDIEKGIIRTIGNPQERFEEDYLRMLRAVRFSAELGFEIEPQTLKAVSEFSEKISRISSERIAVELEKIFLSPRPAVGIKLLIQTGLSSGILQHNFTEDSRGVCLLKFYARPVSLEMGILMLFMEDWQKAAQFARKLKLSSKSIQLIEWCRDNFYLLDFPDMALHKFRKLIADERFEFLFELKRAFQSFSGDLNDNLKIIKERQDEFEGKEILPAPLINGKDLLDFGLSPGPEVGGILEKVYHAQLDLEVNTRLQALSLAEKLVKS; encoded by the coding sequence TTGGGTGAAGGTAAAAACATTACCGCCCGTAAAGCAGCGTTTAAGGTTTTGAAAACGCTCAGAGACAACGGCTTTACTGCCTTTTATGCAGGGGGCTGCGTTCGTGATATGCTTATAGGCAGGGAGCCGAAAGACTACGATATCGCTTCTGATGCCCGTCCGGATGAGGTGGAGAGACTTTTCAGAAGAACCGTTTCTGTGGGGGCTCAGTTCGGCGTTGTTCTGGTGATGATTAAAGAACATCAGATAGAGGTGGCCGCTTTCAGAAGCGAATGGGGCTATACAGACGGGCGAAGACCCGATTCTATCATTTTTACTGACCCTGAGGAAGATGCAAAACGAAGAGATTTCACAATCAACGGCCTGTTCTTTGATCCGGTTGAAGAGGAAGTTTTTGATTATGTAGGCGGAAGGGAAGATATCGAAAAGGGGATTATACGAACTATCGGAAATCCTCAGGAGCGTTTTGAGGAGGATTATCTTAGGATGCTTCGTGCAGTGCGATTTTCCGCGGAGCTGGGATTTGAAATAGAGCCGCAAACTTTAAAAGCGGTTTCCGAATTCTCTGAAAAAATTAGCAGAATAAGCAGTGAACGGATTGCTGTGGAGCTGGAGAAGATATTCTTAAGCCCCAGACCAGCTGTCGGTATTAAGCTTCTTATCCAAACAGGCCTTTCGTCCGGCATATTACAGCATAATTTCACTGAGGATAGCAGGGGGGTATGCCTGCTAAAATTTTATGCCCGTCCCGTAAGCCTCGAAATGGGTATTTTGATGCTTTTCATGGAAGATTGGCAGAAAGCAGCCCAGTTTGCCCGAAAGCTCAAGCTCAGCAGCAAAAGCATTCAGCTTATTGAGTGGTGCAGAGATAATTTTTATTTGCTGGATTTTCCTGATATGGCTTTGCATAAATTTCGAAAGCTGATTGCAGATGAAAGATTTGAGTTTCTTTTTGAATTAAAAAGGGCATTTCAGTCCTTCAGCGGGGACTTAAATGATAATCTGAAAATCATAAAAGAAAGGCAGGATGAGTTTGAAGGCAAAGAAATTTTACCAGCACCGCTGATTAACGGGAAGGATCTCCTTGATTTTGGGCTTAGCCCTGGCCCGGAGGTAGGCGGTATTCTTGAAAAAGTGTATCATGCCCAGCTTGATTTAGAGGTAAACACGCGTTTGCAGGCTCTGAGTCTGGCAGAAAAACTTGTAAAAAGTTAG
- the rsmD gene encoding 16S rRNA (guanine(966)-N(2))-methyltransferase RsmD encodes MRIIAGERRGMKLLSPKSMSTRPITDRVKEAVFSILVNSCSMPGGCKVADLFCGTGSLGLEALSRGADFVTFVEQDKQVVEILEQNIEKARFQDRCEVVSADAFRSGAPVLSAEEKFDLIFVDPPYPTTKDISQNSRIGKLMIILAGQIAQDGLILVRTHKRSVMEDQYGLLEVSQRRSWGNMTETFFQLKSGDSQETE; translated from the coding sequence ATGAGAATAATCGCGGGCGAAAGACGCGGCATGAAGCTGCTGAGCCCCAAATCTATGAGTACGCGTCCAATTACAGACAGAGTAAAAGAAGCGGTTTTCAGCATACTTGTTAATTCCTGCTCTATGCCGGGAGGCTGTAAAGTGGCAGATTTATTTTGCGGCACCGGGTCCCTCGGCCTTGAAGCTCTCAGCAGAGGGGCTGATTTTGTTACCTTTGTTGAGCAGGATAAGCAGGTGGTTGAGATCCTTGAGCAGAATATCGAGAAAGCACGTTTCCAAGACCGATGCGAAGTAGTAAGTGCAGATGCCTTCCGCAGCGGCGCACCGGTGCTTTCGGCAGAAGAGAAGTTTGACTTGATCTTTGTCGATCCGCCTTACCCAACCACAAAAGACATCTCACAAAACTCGAGAATCGGCAAGCTTATGATTATCCTAGCAGGCCAAATAGCCCAAGACGGGTTAATCCTGGTTCGTACGCATAAAAGGTCAGTAATGGAAGATCAATACGGCCTGCTTGAAGTAAGTCAGCGGCGCAGCTGGGGCAATATGACAGAAACCTTCTTCCAACTTAAGAGCGGCGATTCTCAGGAGACCGAGTAA
- the argF gene encoding ornithine carbamoyltransferase, with translation MDHFLSIKDCSPGQLQELLELGIDLKKLYKSGGRDLCLEGKILAMLFEKPSLRTRMSFQTAMIDLGGQAVYVKTEEDAGGIGKREPVKDFARVLTGYVDCIMARTYAHSTVTGLAEWGDVPVINALTDFSHPCQAMADVLTALEVFGNLGGVKFAYIGDGNNVARSLANACAKLGMELVIAAPPEHMLDEESVQQANNIGADSVSQCSDPFKAVEGANVIYTDTWVSMGQESEKQQRIEKFKNYQVNSALLEKAPKDCRVMHCLPAYRGCEITDEVMESQQSVIFQQAENRLHFQRALIKYLLAL, from the coding sequence ATGGACCACTTTTTGTCAATTAAGGATTGTTCTCCGGGACAGCTCCAAGAGCTGCTTGAGCTTGGGATTGATCTGAAAAAACTCTACAAATCCGGCGGCAGAGACCTCTGCCTTGAAGGAAAAATTCTCGCTATGCTTTTTGAAAAGCCGAGCCTTAGAACGAGAATGAGCTTTCAAACAGCAATGATCGATCTGGGAGGTCAGGCTGTTTACGTTAAAACAGAAGAAGATGCAGGCGGGATAGGAAAGCGTGAGCCTGTGAAGGATTTTGCAAGAGTTCTCACCGGCTATGTTGACTGCATAATGGCAAGAACATACGCCCACAGCACCGTTACAGGCCTTGCCGAATGGGGGGATGTGCCGGTGATAAATGCCTTAACAGACTTCTCACATCCATGTCAGGCGATGGCAGATGTGCTTACAGCACTTGAGGTGTTTGGCAATCTCGGCGGGGTTAAATTTGCCTATATCGGAGACGGGAACAATGTTGCCCGCTCTCTTGCCAATGCTTGCGCAAAGCTGGGGATGGAGCTTGTGATTGCTGCGCCGCCTGAGCATATGCTTGATGAGGAATCTGTTCAGCAGGCCAACAATATAGGCGCTGATTCTGTATCACAGTGCAGCGATCCTTTCAAGGCTGTTGAAGGGGCAAACGTGATATACACCGATACTTGGGTGAGTATGGGGCAGGAAAGCGAAAAACAGCAGAGGATAGAAAAATTTAAGAACTATCAGGTTAATTCTGCTCTTCTGGAAAAGGCCCCCAAAGACTGCCGCGTAATGCACTGCCTCCCTGCATACAGGGGCTGTGAGATAACAGACGAGGTGATGGAATCCCAGCAGTCTGTAATATTCCAGCAGGCAGAAAACCGCCTGCATTTCCAGCGGGCGCTGATTAAATACTTGCTTGCCTTATAA